Proteins from a single region of Rhinatrema bivittatum chromosome 13, aRhiBiv1.1, whole genome shotgun sequence:
- the RAMAC gene encoding RNA guanine-N7 methyltransferase activating subunit: MTATSDTIPNFEEMFGHRFTIDDLEYQEYLKRPADPPPVVEDWRNRSGGNQRNQDNRIQDRRRFRERGRRDYSYNRSDQQWQGRGWENNHYQHRQGQPYYPQYGQYSYNSYNRRPYRDYY, encoded by the exons ATGACTGCCACATCAGATACCATTCCAAATTTTGAAGAGATGTTTGGCCATCGATTCACAATAGATGATCTGGAATATCAAGAGTACCTGAAGCGCCCAGCGGATCCACCCCCTGTTGTAGAAGATTGGAGAAATAGATCTGGTGGTAACCAGAGAAATCAAGATAATAG GATTCAGGACAGAAGACGatttagagagagagggaggcgtGACTATTCATACAATAGATCTGATCAACAGTGGCAAGGAAGAGGCTGGGAAAACAATCACTATCAGCACAGACAAGGACAGCCGTATTATCCTCAGTATGGACAATACAGTTACAATTCCTACAATAGGAGGCCATACCGTGATTACTATTAG